Proteins from a single region of Desulfolutivibrio sulfoxidireducens:
- a CDS encoding ABC transporter ATP-binding protein — translation MDYDIEAADLKKSFGDVAAVAGVSFSVARGELFGLLGPNGAGKSTTINMLIGLARPDAGRVRVGGVDCSKNPKAAQHLIGVVPDDSNLYPELSGFDNLCFCGALYGMKKADRQARARDLLEGFGLSRAADRKFGGYSKGMKRRLTIAAGIMHQPGILFLDEPTTGIDVESARHIRSLLAGLHGQGTTILLTTHYIDEAERLCGRVAFLVNGEIIRVDTVEKLLEPVAGRHVVRLVCADAVARHMDALAGAFPEYGFEVLDPGSVRVESGAPVRVGPLVRFLEDQGAEVLEARRVRPSLEDVFVRVTGIGAGDVSREKERRGGGA, via the coding sequence ATGGATTACGATATCGAGGCGGCGGACCTGAAAAAAAGTTTCGGAGATGTGGCGGCTGTGGCCGGGGTGTCGTTCTCCGTGGCCAGGGGCGAGCTTTTCGGGCTTCTCGGGCCAAACGGCGCGGGCAAAAGCACCACCATCAACATGCTCATCGGCCTGGCCCGGCCGGATGCCGGCCGGGTCCGGGTGGGCGGGGTGGACTGCTCGAAAAACCCCAAGGCCGCCCAGCACCTGATCGGCGTGGTCCCGGACGACAGCAACCTCTATCCGGAGCTTTCAGGCTTCGACAATCTGTGTTTTTGCGGGGCGCTCTACGGCATGAAAAAGGCGGACCGCCAGGCCAGGGCCAGGGATCTTTTGGAAGGTTTCGGCCTGTCGCGGGCCGCGGACCGCAAGTTCGGCGGCTATTCCAAGGGCATGAAGCGCCGACTGACCATCGCCGCCGGGATCATGCACCAGCCCGGAATCCTTTTCCTGGACGAGCCGACCACGGGCATCGACGTGGAGAGCGCCCGGCACATCCGGTCGCTTCTGGCCGGGCTGCACGGCCAGGGCACGACCATCCTTCTGACCACCCACTACATCGACGAGGCCGAGCGGCTGTGCGGCCGGGTGGCCTTCCTGGTCAACGGGGAGATCATCCGGGTGGATACGGTGGAGAAGCTTTTGGAGCCGGTGGCCGGACGGCACGTGGTGCGTCTGGTGTGCGCCGACGCCGTGGCCCGACACATGGACGCCCTGGCCGGGGCCTTCCCGGAATACGGGTTCGAGGTTCTGGACCCGGGGAGCGTGCGTGTGGAGTCGGGCGCTCCGGTGCGGGTGGGGCCGCTGGTGCGTTTTCTGGAGGATCAGGGGGCCGAGGTCCTGGAGGCCCGGCGGGTGCGGCCCTCGCTTGAGGACGTGTTCGTGCGGGTCACCGGCATCGGGGCCGGGGACGTCTCCAGGGAGAAGGAGCGGCGGGGAGGTGGGGCATGA
- a CDS encoding ABC transporter permease, which yields MRSWIAFWGIVVKDMRAYYLKPPNVSWGLLFPLVWTGMYFIRSGLGLESVTALVPGVAAISVLFGTTSMLAVTVTFEKRNRSFDRLLLAPIPLETLMLAKTGGAICFGVVNAFVPVAMAAFLADLSGMAWGTFFVTVCLVSVSSAFLGLFIAVAVSEVFEAQTFSNFFRFPMLFLCGLFFPVAKLPALVRPLSYALPLTYGVDALRGAMTGVSGVAATMPMALDLSLLGMFCVVFFTASLWNVRRKWIA from the coding sequence ATGAGGTCGTGGATCGCCTTCTGGGGCATCGTGGTCAAGGACATGCGGGCCTATTACCTCAAGCCGCCCAATGTGAGCTGGGGCCTTCTGTTCCCCCTGGTCTGGACGGGCATGTATTTCATCCGCTCGGGCCTGGGGCTGGAGAGCGTGACCGCCCTGGTACCCGGGGTGGCGGCCATCTCGGTGCTTTTCGGGACCACGTCCATGCTGGCCGTGACCGTGACCTTCGAAAAGAGGAACCGGTCCTTCGACCGGCTGCTTCTGGCCCCGATTCCCCTGGAGACGCTGATGCTGGCCAAGACCGGCGGGGCGATCTGCTTCGGGGTGGTCAACGCCTTCGTACCCGTGGCCATGGCCGCGTTTCTGGCCGACCTGTCGGGAATGGCCTGGGGAACGTTTTTCGTGACCGTGTGTTTGGTGTCCGTGTCCTCGGCGTTCCTGGGGCTTTTTATCGCCGTGGCCGTCAGCGAGGTTTTCGAGGCCCAGACCTTTTCGAATTTCTTCCGGTTCCCGATGCTTTTTTTGTGCGGACTGTTTTTTCCCGTGGCCAAGCTGCCCGCGCTGGTGCGTCCCCTGTCCTACGCCCTGCCCCTGACCTACGGGGTGGACGCGTTGCGCGGGGCCATGACCGGGGTGTCGGGCGTGGCCGCGACCATGCCCATGGCCCTTGACCTGTCGCTTCTGGGGATGTTTTGTGTGGTATTTTTCACCGCCAGCCTGTGGAACGTGCGTCGCAAGTGGATCGCGTAA